A single window of Drosophila suzukii chromosome 3, CBGP_Dsuzu_IsoJpt1.0, whole genome shotgun sequence DNA harbors:
- the alpha-Est7 gene encoding esterase B1 — MHKNLGFVERLRWRLKTIEHKVQQYRQSTNETVVAETEYGKVQGVKRLSLYDVPYFSFEGIPYAQPPVGELRFKAPQRPTPWEGVRDCSQPKDKAVQVQFVMDKVEGSEDCLYLNVYTNNVKPDKPRPVMVWIHGGGFIIGEANREWYGPDYFMKEDIVLVTIQYRLGALGFMSLKSPELNVPGNAGLKDQVLALKWIKNNCASFGGDPNCITVFGESAGGASTHYMMITEQTQGLFHRGILQSGSAICPWSYNGDITHNPYRIAKLVGYKGENNDKDVLEFLQTVKAKDLIRVEENVLTLEDRMNKIMFAFGPSLEPFSTPECVIPKPPKEMMKTAWSNSIPMMIGNTSYEGLLWVPEVKMLPQVVQQVDAGTPFIPRELLATEPSKEKLDSWSVKIRDAHRTGAESTPDNYMDLCSIYYFVFPALRVVHSRHTHAAGAPVYFYRFDFDSEELIFPYRLMRMGRGVKGVSHADDLAYQFTSLLARRLPKESREYRNIERTIGIWTQFAATGNPYSEKINGMDTLTIEPVRKSDEVIKCLNISDDLKVIELPEWSKLKAWESLYDDNKDLLF; from the exons ATGCACAAGAACCTCGGCTTTGTGGAGCGCCTGCGCTGGCGCCTCAA AACCATCGAGCATAAAGTCCAGCAGTATCGTCAGTCCACCAATGAGACCGTAGTTGCCGAGACGGAGTATGGAAAAGTGCAGGGTGTCAAGCGATTGTCGCTCTACGATGTGCCCTACTTCAGCTTCGAGGGTATCCCCTACGCCCAGCCGCCGGTGGGGGAGTTGCGGTTCAAGGCCCCGCAGAGGCCCACCCCCTGGGAGGGAGTTCGGGACTGCAGCCAGCCCAAGGATAAGGCCGTCCAGGTGCAATTCGTCATGGATAAGGTCGAGGGATCCGAGGACTGCCTCTACCTTAATGTTTATACCAACAAT GTGAAGCCCGATAAACCCCGTCCGGTTATGGTTTGGATCCACGGAGGTGGCTTTATTATTGGCGAGGCCAATCGGGAATGGTATGGCCCGGACTACTTCATGAAGGAAGATATTGTCCTCGTCACCATTCAATATCGTCTTGGAGCTTTGG GTTTCATGAGTCTAAAGTCCCCGGAGCTAAATGTACCTGGAAACGCTGGCCTCAAGGATCAGGTGTTGGCCCTCAAGTGGATCAAGAATAATTGCGCTAGTTTCGGGGGTGATCCCAACTGCATTACCGTTTTCGGAGAAAGTGCAGGGGGTGCCTCGACTCATTACATGATGATAACCGAGCAGACCCAAGGACTGTTCCATCGTGGTATCTTGCAGTCGGGCAGTGCCATTTGTCCGTGGTCCTACAATGGGGACATCACCCATAATCCCTACAGGATAGCCAAGCTGGTTGGCTATAAGGGCGAGAACAACGACAAGGATGTTTTGGAGTTTTTGCAGACGGTGAAGGCGAAAGATCTCATACGCGTCGAGGAAAATGTGCTGACCCTGGAGGATCGCATGAACAAGATTATGTTTGCCTTTGGGCCCTCTCTGGAACCCTTCTCAACGCCCGAGTGCGTAATACCCAAGCCGCCAAAAGAGATGATGAAGACCGCCTGGAGCAACTCCATTCCCATGATGATAGGAAACACATCCTACGAGGGACTACTGTGGGTGCCGG AGGTTAAGATGTTGCCACAGGTGGTGCAGCAGGTTGATGCTGGCACTCCTTTCATTCCCAGGGAACTGCTGGCCACGGAGCCCAGCAAAGAAAAGCTGGATTCGTGGAGTGTAAAGATTCGCGATGCTCATCGCACTGGAGCAGAAAGCACCCCCGACAATTACATGGAT CTCTGTTCGATTTACTACTTCGTGTTTCCGGCCCTGAGGGTGGTCCATTCCCGTCACACCCATGCCGCTGGAGCCCCTGTATATTTCTACAGATTTGATTTCGACTCCGAGGAGCTCATCTTCCCCTACCGCCTTATGCGAATGGGTCGTGGTGTTAAGGGAGTGAGCCATGCCGACGATTTGGCCTACCAGTTTACAAGTCTGCTGGCCCGTCGATTACCCAAGGAAAGTCGCGAATACCGGAACATCGAGAGAACTATAGGGATCTGGACCCAGTTTGCAGCCACTGGAAATCCTTATAGCGAGAAGATCAACGGAATGGACACTCTGACCATAGAGCCAGTTCGAAAATCGGACGAGGTCATCAAGTGCCTCAACATAAGTGATGACCTGAAGGTTATCGAACTGCCCGAGTGGTCCAAATTGAAAGCTTGGGAGAGCCTATATGATGACAACAAGGATTTATTGTTCTAA
- the Mics1 gene encoding growth hormone-inducible transmembrane protein — MLLARLTHLLPGRSLRLLGQTGGPRLWSSTQSQITSNPRRMPTLAQGKSGMPKRDIQEVGMRKYSRESRDRGRSHLESRTKGPSLKDRMMGPPSENAYSMGKGAAAGAALMGLVGLCYYGLGLSKQPSIYDHSVVWPQYVRDRIHATYAYFGASCGVTAASSVAIFQSDAMMSLMMRSGWIASLVTLGLVMLSGAVAQGIDYQPGFGAKQLAWLVHCAVLGAVLAPMCLLGGPILTKALLYTGGIVGALSTVAACAPSEKFLNMGGPLAIGLGVVFASSLASMWLPPTTAVGAGLASMSLYGGLILFSGFLLYDTQRIVKSAELHPQYSSSLYDPINHALAIYMDALNIFIRIAIILAGDQKRKKQ; from the exons ATGCTATTGGCCCGTTTAACCCATTTGCTGCCAGGGCGATCTCTGCGCCTTTTGGGCCAGACAGGAGGACCCCGTCTTTGGAGCTCCACCCAGTCCCAGATCACGAGTAACCCCAGGAGGATGCCTACCTTAGCGCAAGGGAAATCCGGAATGCCCAAGAGGGATATACAGGAAGTTGGGATGAGAAAGTACTCCAGGGAGTCGAGGGATCGCGGTCGTTCCCACTTGGAGAGTCGAACCAAGGGACCCTCTCTCAAGGACCGAATGATGGGGCCTCCTAGTGAAAATGCCTACTCCATGGGCAAAGGAGCTGCTGCAGGGGCAGCCTTGATGGGCCTCGTGGGTCTGTGCTACTATGGATTGGGTCTTTCGAAGCAGCCCAGTATCTACGATCACTCTGTGGTCTGGCCCCAGTATGTGAGGGATCGTATCCATGCCACCTACGCCTATTTTGGAGCCTCCTGCGGGGTTACAGCCGCATCGTCCGTTGCCATTTTCCAGTCGGACGCCATGATGTCCCTGATGATGCGTTCCGGGTGGATTGCCTCATTGGTTACCCTGGGACTGGTGATGCTCAGTGGGGCTGTTGCCCAGGGCATCGACTATCAGCCAGGATTCGGGGCCAAGCAGCTGGCCTGGCTCGTCCACTGTGCCGTTTTGGGGGCGGTCCTGGCGCCCATGTGCCTCCTGGGTGGACCCATCTTGACCAAAGCCCTTCTCTACACCGGCGGAATCGTGGGTGCTCTGTCCACGGTGGCCGCATGTGCCCCGAGTGAAAAGTTCCTCAACATGGGCGGACCCCTGGCCATCGGACTGGGCGTGGTCTTCGCCTCCTCACTGGCCTCCATGTGGCTACCGCCTACCACTGCGGTTGGGGCAGGGCTGGCCAGCATGTCCCTGTACGGCGGACTGATCCTGTTCAGCGGATTTCTTCTGTACGACACCCAGAGGATCGTAAAGTCGGCGGAGCTGCATCCCCAGTACAGTAGCTCGCTGTACGATCCCATTAATCATGCCCTGGCCATATACATGGATGCCCTGAACATCTTTATCCGCATCGCAATTATTTTGGCGGGTGACCAAAAGCGAAA AAAACAATAA
- the Rtnl2 gene encoding reticulon-1-A, which translates to MNSKALKKDDDSSQLLLGLKDLLLWRNYRITLVVFTSILLLLLDVMVHSVISVVSMAGITVLLAAFGHRLLMQFLKAWKKDGSNDQILRLYPQVKIEIPREDTIRLAGKAVHYLNSTLNRMMELFLVEKLEDSLKLFALLCGINLLGDCFNGLTLMLIGHVSIFTLPKLYEWYKPIIDVQVRKFRKCKQKDVPEAKDEKPEYVEEEYPPESPYESQDSNEGSMLYKVCDNEQLLDLLEAEHRKGCRCRDCEHEELPIEVL; encoded by the exons atGAATTCGAAAGCTTTAAAGAAGGATGATGATTCCAGCCAGCTGCTGCTAGGCTTGAAGGACCTATTACTTTGGCGTAACTACCGTATAACACTGGTCGTCTTCACGAGCAttctgctcctgctgctggaCGTTATGGTCCACTCGGTGATCAGTGTAGTGAGCATGGCGGGGATCACTGTACTTCTAGCGGCCTTCGGTCACCGCCTTTTGATGCAGTTCTTGAAGGCCTGGAAGAAGGACGGAAGCAATGACCAGATCTTACGCCTGTATCCTCAGGTGAAAATCGAAATTCCTCGGGAGGACACTATTAGACTTGCCGGGAAGGCAGTTCATTATCTGAACTCAACGTTAAACCGTATGATGGAATTGTTTCTGGTGGAAAAGTTGGAAGATTCCCTAAAGTTATTCGCTTTGCTCTGTGGTATTAATTTGCTGGGCGATTGTTTCAACGGACTGACTTTAATGCTTATTG gACACGTATCTATTTTCACCCTACCAAAACTTTACGAGTGGTATAAGCCAATAATTGATGTCCAGGTCCGGAAATTCCGTAAATGCAAGCAGAAGGATGTACCGGAAGCTAAGGATGAGAAGCCGGAATACGTTGAAGAAGAATATCCGCCGGAGTCACCATATGAAAGCCAGGATTCCAATGAGGGCAGCATGCTATATAAAGTGTGCGATAACGAGCAGCTTCTTGATCTTCTAGAGGCGGAGCACCGCAAAGGATGTCGTTGTCGCGATTGCGAGCACGAGGAGTTGCCCATCGAGGTGCTTTAA
- the Ubc84D gene encoding ubiquitin-conjugating enzyme E2-18 kDa has translation MAATRRLTRELSDLVEAKMSTLRNIESSDESLLLWTGLLVPEKAPYNKGAFRIEINFPPQYPFMPPKILFKTKIYHPNVDEKGEVCLPIISTDNWKPTTRTEQVLQALIAIVHDPEPEHPLRSDLAEEFVKEHKKFMKTAEEFTKKNAEKRPE, from the coding sequence ATGGCTGCCACTCGTCGTCTGACCCGGGAGCTCTCCGATCTGGTCGAGGCCAAGATGAGCACTCTGCGGAACATCGAGAGCAGCGACGAGTCCCTGCTGTTGTGGACGGGTCTGTTGGTTCCGGAGAAGGCGCCGTACAACAAGGGCGCCTTCCGCATCGAAATCAACTTCCCGCCACAGTACCCCTTCATGCCCCCGAAGATCCTTTTCAAGACGAAAATCTACCACCCGAATGTGGACGAGAAGGGCGAGGTGTGCCTGCCGATCATCAGTACGGACAACTGGAAGCCCACGACGCGCACGGAGCAGGTCCTCCAGGCCCTGATAGCCATTGTCCACGACCCGGAACCGGAGCACCCCCTCCGTTCTGACCTGGCGGAGGAGTTCGTAAAGGAGCACAAGAAGTTCATGAAGACCGCCGAGGAGTTCACCAAGAAGAATGCGGAGAAGCGACCGGAGTAA
- the alpha-Est8 gene encoding esterase B1: MSFDIAVADQMRIALNYVKFKTNQQRLRSNDKVIADTIYGKVKGVKWQSIYGNNYYSFEGIPFAKPPVGDLRFKAPVEPDPWTEVKRCTQVRSKPCQVNIVLKQVQGSEDCLYLNVYTRELHPHRPLPVLVWIYGGGFQMGEASRDLYSPDYIMMEHVVLVVISYRLGALGFLSLEDKELDVPGNAGLKDQVMALRWVKRNCQFFGGDPENITVFGESAGGASTHYMMLTDQTKGLFHKTVIMSGSALAPWAQTPTHVNWPYRLAQATGYTGEPNDKEIFAHLKRCKASTMLKVAEDIITMEERHQRLAMFSFGPTIEPYETPHCVVPKSPLEMMRDCWGNSIPMVIGGNSFEGLLMFPEVNKWPELLCKLGDCNTLAPMDAQVNEEQRKAFGKQVKELYFGDRTPGRKTILEYSDLFSYKYFWHGIQRTLLSRAHHAPTAPTFLYRFDFDSKHFNIMRIITCGRKVRGTCHGDDLSYLFYNAAAKKLKRRTAEFKTIKRLVSMIVQFAISGDPNIPMVSQDEKEQPQGAWLPISREDKVFKCLNISHDVHVIDLPEAEKLRLWDSIYDRELLY, translated from the exons ATGTCATTCGATATAGCCGTGGCCGATCAGATGCGCATCGCATTGAA CTATGTCAAGTTCAAGACCAACCAGCAGCGTCTGCGCAGCAACGACAAGGTCATCGCCGATACTATCTACGGAAAGGTGAAAGGGGTGAAGTGGCAGTCGATCTACGGCAACAACTACTACAGCTTCGAGGGCATCCCGTTCGCCAAGCCCCCTGTGGGCGATCTCCGGTTCAAGGCCCCTGTGGAGCCAGACCCCTGGACAGAGGTCAAGCGGTGCACCCAGGTGCGATCCAAGCCCTGCCAGGTGAACATCGTGCTGAAACAGGTGCAAGGCAGCGAGGACTGCCTGTACCTCAATGTCTACACCAGGGAG TTGCATCCCCACCGACCTTTACCGGTTCTGGTTTGGATTTATGGCGGTGGCTTTCAAATGGGCGAAGCCTCGCGGGATCTCTACAGTCCGGATTACATAATGATGGAACATGTGGTCCTGGTGGTTATATCATATCGCCTCGGAGCCCTGGGATTTCTCAGTCTGGAAGACAAAGAACTGGATGTTCCTGGAAATGCAGGACTCAAGGATCAGGTGATGGCTTTGCGGTGGGTGAAGCGAAATTGCCAGTTCTTTGGTGGCGATCCGGAGAACATAACCGTTTTTGGTGAGAGTGCCGGTGGGGCCTCCACCCATTATATGATGCTGACGGATCAGACGAAAGGACTCTTCCACAAGACTGTTATCATGTCGGGATCGGCTTTGGCCCCCTGGGCTCAGACCCCCACTCATGTAAATTGGCCCTATCGATTGGCCCAGGCCACGGGGTATACGGGTGAGCCGAACGATAAGGAGATATTTGCTCATCTCAAGAGATGCAAGGCCAGCACTATGCTGAAGGTGGCCGAGGATATTATCACCATGGAGGAGCGCCACCAGCGGCTGGCCATGTTCAGCTTTGGCCCCACCATCGAACCCTACGAGACCCCGCATTGTGTGGTCCCTAAGTCACCTCTGGAGATGATGCGCGACTGCTGGGGCAACAGCATTCCGATGGTCATCGGTGGCAATTCCTTCGAAGGCCTTCTCATGTTCCCCGAGGTGAACAAGTGGCCGGAGTTGCTTTGCAAGCTGGGTGACTGCAATACCCTGGCGCCCATGGATGCCCAGGTAAATGAAGAGCAGAGAAAGGCCTTCGGAAAGCAAGTAAAGGAGCTGTACTTTGGCGATAGGACTCCTGGAAGGAAAACCATATTGGAGTACAGTGAT CTCTTCtcgtacaaatatttttggcaCGGCATTCAGAGGACTTTACTCTCTCGAGCTCATCACGCGCCAACGGCCCCCACGTTCCTGTACAGATTCGACTTCGATTCGAAGCACTTCAACATCATGCGAATTATAACCTGTGGACGCAAGGTGCGAGGTACTTGTCACGGAGATGATCTGTCGTATTTGTTCTACAATGCGGCTGCCAAGAAGCTGAAACGCCGAACGGCTGAGTTCAAAACGATAAAACGGCTGGTCTCCATGATCGTTCAGTTTGCCATTTCCGGGGATCCCAATATCCCGATGGTCTCCCAGGATGAGAAGGAACAACCTCAGGGGGCGTGGCTGCCCATTTCGCGGGAGGATAAAGTGTTTAAGTGCCTGAATATATCGCACGATGTGCATGTGATTGATTTGCCAGAGGCGGAAAAGCTGCGACTTTGGGACAGCATCTATGATAGAGAACTTCTGTACTGA
- the alphaTub84D gene encoding tubulin alpha-3 chain gives MRECISIHVGQAGVQIGNACWELYCLEHGIQPDGQMPSDKTVGGGDDSFNTFFSETGAGKHVPRAVFVDLEPTVVDEVRTGTYRQLFHPEQLITGKEDAANNYARGHYTIGKEIVDLVLDRIRKLADQCTGLQGFLIFHSFGGGTGSGFTSLLMERLSVDYGKKSKLEFAVYPAPQVSTAVVEPYNSILTTHTTLEHSDCAFMVDNEAIYDICRRNLDIERPTYTNLNRLIGQIVSSITASLRFDGALNVDLTEFQTNLVPYPRIHFPLVTYAPVISAEKAYHEQLSVAEITNACFEPANQMVKVDPRHGKYMACCMLYRGDVVPKDVNAAIATIKTKRTIQFVDWCPTGFKVGINYQPPTVVPGGDLAKVQRAVCMLSNTTAIAEAWARLDHKFDLMYAKRAFVHWYVGEGMEEGEFSEAREDLAALEKDYEEVGMDSGDGEGEGAEEY, from the coding sequence ATGCGTGAATGTATCTCTATCCACGTGGGCCAGGCGGGAGTCCAGATTGGAAACGCCTGCTGGGAGCTCTACTGCCTGGAGCACGGCATCCAGCCCGATGGCCAGATGCCCTCCGACAAGACTGTGGGCGGGGGTGATGACTCATTCAACACTTTCTTCAGCGAGACCGGGGCCGGAAAGCATGTGCCCCGCGCCGTGTTCGTCGATCTGGAGCCCACTGTGGTGGACGAGGTCCGTACCGGAACCTACCGGCAGCTGTTCCACCCGGAGCAACTGATTACCGGCAAGGAGGACGCAGCCAACAACTACGCTCGCGGGCACTACACCATCGGCAAGGAGATTGTCGACCTGGTTCTGGACAGGATTCGCAAGCTGGCCGATCAGTGCACCGGTCTGCAGGGCTTCCTCATCTTCCACTCGTTCGGCGGTGGTACTGGTTCTGGGTTCACCTCGCTGCTCATGGAGCGTCTCTCCGTGGACTACGGCAAGAAGTCCAAGCTGGAGTTCGCTGTGTACCCCGCTCCCCAAGTGTCCACCGCCGTGGTGGAGCCCTACAACTCCATCCTGACCACGCACACCACCCTTGAGCACTCCGACTGCGCCTTCATGGTGGACAACGAAGCCATCTACGACATATGCCGACGCAACCTGGACATCGAGCGGCCCACATACACCAACTTGAATCGTTTAATTGGCCAGATCGTGTCCTCGATCACCGCCTCCCTGCGATTCGATGGAGCCCTCAATGTGGACCTCACCGAGTTCCAGACCAACCTGGTGCCCTACCCCCGCATCCACTTCCCGCTGGTCACCTACGCCCCGGTCATCTCGGCCGAAAAGGCCTACCACGAGCAGCTCTCCGTGGCCGAGATCACCAACGCCTGCTTCGAGCCGGCCAACCAGATGGTTAAGGTGGATCCTCGTCACGGCAAGTACATGGCCTGCTGCATGTTGTACCGCGGTGATGTGGTGCCCAAGGACGTGAACGCCGCCATCGCCACCATCAAGACGAAGCGCACCATCCAGTTCGTTGACTGGTGCCCCACCGGCTTCAAGGTGGGCATCAACTATCAGCCACCGACTGTGGTTCCCGGCGGAGATCTGGCCAAGGTGCAGCGCGCCGTGTGCATGCTGTCAAACACCACGGCTATTGCCGAGGCCTGGGCCCGTCTGGACCACAAGTTTGATCTGATGTACGCCAAGAGGGCCTTCGTCCACTGGTATGTCGGCGAGGGCATGGAGGAGGGCGAGTTCTCAGAGGCCCGCGAGGATCTGGCTGCTTTGGAGAAGGACTACGAGGAGGTCGGCATGGACTCTGGTGACGGCGAGGGCGAAGGTGCTGAGGAGTACTAG
- the alpha-Est6 gene encoding esterase B1 yields MWKLCQPISRYRIKCFRFLNPHCGNGIRQITCPSPGEEDSKVVELSVGRVKGRRQSGIYGDVFYSFEGIPFAKPPLGKLRFVASQPADGWNSELDARQEGPIPLQMDRRSGKVIGSEDCLYLNVYTKHFDESHPPLPVMVYIYGGGFRTGGAIRSKYGPDYLMGKDVVYVLFNYRLCSLGFLSLPSCESNVPGNAGLQDQLLALQWVRQHIRNFNGDPQNITLFGESAGAASVHFMMCLPQAKGLFHKAIMMSGSMLSPWVDAPERESLFCRLAMAAGYQGPVEESSMLKFLRSVKAEKLLGHDFISVRDRCFGFLNPFVPVVGGLIQAPFQQLMKEAWSCQVPLLLGGTSFEGLVCYPFCRLDNGYMLDLLKEEPAMVLPHELYQSMSVEERNTAADALVKHHYGPRGITKCNITQILDLFSYKLFWHGIHRVVLSRSSHAQAPTYLYRFDFDSPKLNLMRNQLCGDDIKRGVCHADDLGYIFHKQSQKKQPLDSAEYLTIQRMMAILTTFAKTGDPNCPETGPDQWLPVSPKSPFKVLNIGQEVECVTQFEKEGLEVWNRLYSNANSTGN; encoded by the exons ATGTGGAAACTCTGCCAGCCGATTAGTCGATACCGCATAAAATGTTTTCGATTCCTCAACCCGCATTGTGGCAATGGCATCAGGCAAATTACCTGCCCCTCACCCGGTGAGGAGGACTCCAAGGTCGTCGAGCTGTCAGTGGGGAGAGTGAAGGGTCGCCGGCAGAGCGGTATCTATGGTGATGTGTTCTACAGTTTTGAGGGAATTCCCTTTGCGAAGCCCCCTCTTGGGAAGCTTCGATTCGTGGCATCTCAACCAGCGGATGGATGGAATTCTGAGCTGGATGCCCGGCAGGAAGGGCCGATTCCCCTGCAGATGGATAGGCGGTCGGGAAAAGTCATAGGCAGCGAGGATTGTCTGTACCTAAACGTGTACACCAAGCAT TTCGATGAATCGCATCCACCCCTGCCCGTTATGGTGTATATCTACGGCGGAGGATTTCGCACGGGCGGCGCTATAAGAAGTAAATACGGCCCCGACTACCTGATGGGCAAGGATGTTGTATACGTGCTATTCAACTATCGCCTCTGCTCACTAGGATTTCTAAGCCTGCCGAGTTGCGAGTCTAATGTTCCGGGCAATGCGGGTCTTCAGGACCAGTTGCTAGCTCTCCAATGGGTTCGCCAGCACATCCGGAATTTCAACGGAGATCCGCAGAATATTACGCTTTTTGGTGAGAGTGCTGGGGCTGCCTCGGTGCACTTTATGATGTGTTTGCCTCAGGCGAAGGGTCTCTTCCACAAGGCCATCATGATGTCTGGTTCGATGCTAAGTCCCTGGGTGGATGCTCCCGAAAGAGAGAGTTTGTTCTGCCGCCTGGCCATGGCTGCAGGGTATCAAGGACCCGTGGAAGAGTCCTCGATGCTGAAGTTCCTGCGTAGCGTAAAAGCCGAAAAGCTGTTGGGTCACGATTTCATCTCAGTCCGCGATCGCTGCTTTGGGTTCCTCAACCCCTTTGTTCCCGTTGTAGGAGGCCTCATTCAAGCCCCCTTTCAGCAGCTAATGAAGGAGGCATGGTCCTGCCAAGTGCCTCTGCTCCTAGGCGGCACTTCCTTTGAGGGACTGGTGTGCTACCCCTTTTGCCGGCTGGACAATGGTTATATGCTGGATCTGCTCAAAGAGGAACCGGCTATGGTCCTGCCCCACGAGCTATATCAGTCGATGAGCGTCGAGGAGCGCAACACCGCCGCCGATGCACTGGTGAAACATCACTATGGGCCCCGGGGAATCACCAAGTGCAATATCACACAGATTCTAGAT CTCTTCAGCTACAAGCTATTTTGGCACGGCATCCACAGGGTGGTCCTATCCAGATCATCCCACGCCCAAGCACCCACCTATCTATACCGGTTCGATTTCGATTCGCCAAAGTTGAACCTGATGCGAAACCAGCTTTGCGGCGATGACATCAAGCGCGGAGTTTGCCATGCGGACGACTTGGGCTACATTTTCCACAAGCAGAGCCAAAAGAAACAGCCGCTGGATTCCGCGGAATACCTGACCATCCAGCGTATGATGGCCATATTGACGACCTTTGCCAAGACCGGGGATCCCAACTGTCCGGAGACGGGCCCTGATCAGTGGCTACCCGTCTCCCCAAAGTCCCCATTTAAGGTCTTGAATATTGGACAGGAGGTGGAGTGTGTAACGCAATTCGAAAAAGAGGGTTTGGAGGTGTGGAACCGACTATATAGTAATGCAAATAGTACAGGCAATTAG